The Gemmatimonadaceae bacterium sequence AGCGCGCTGCAGGAGCTGCTCTACGCAACCGACCGCTTTGCCGTCCTGCTGATCTTTCAGGCGATGGACGCGGCGGGCAAGGATGGTGTGATCGAGCACGTGATGTCGGGCGTCAACCCGCAGGGCTGCCAGGTCTTCAGCTTCAAGCATCCGAGCAGTGACGAGCTGCAGCACGATTTCCTGTGGCGGACGACGCGGGACCTGCCGGCGCGCGGGCGCATCGGGATCTTCAATCGATCGTACTACGAGGAAGTCCTGGTGGTCCGGGTCCATCCCGAGCTGCTGCGCGGCGAAGGTCTGCCTAACGAGGCACGCGGCACAAAGGGGGTCTGGCACGAGCGCTACAAGTCGATCGTGCACCTCGAGCAGCACCTGCACCGGAATGGGACGCGGATCATCAAGTTCTATCTCCATCTGTCCAAAGACGAGCAGCGGAAGCGCTTCCTGGCGCGGATCGACGACCCGACCAAGAACTGGAAGTTCAGCGTTGCGGACCTGAACGAGCGGAAGTTCTGGAAGCGTTACATGGATGCGTACGGCGACTGTCTGGGCGCGACGAGCACCAAGGAGGCGCCGTGGTATGTCGTTCCCGCGGACGACAAGGAGAACGCGAGGTTGATCGTTTCGCAGATCGTCGTCGACACGCTCGACGATCTCAAGATGTCGTATCCGAAGGTGGGCGCTGCGCGGCGCCGCGAGCTGCGGTCCATTCGCAAGAGGCTGGACAGATGACGCTCACGCGCGCTGCGACGCGGCGGCCAGGCTCTCGCGCCGCTCCCGTTGCGCCGCGGTCTTCAAGTTAGGCAGGAGCGCGGTGAGCAGTCCCATCGCCGGCAGGAACGAGCAGACTTTGTAGACGAAGTCGATGCCGGTGTGGTCCGCCATCCAGCCCAGCACGGCCGCGCCGATGCCGCCCATGCCGAATGCGAGGCCGAAGAAGAGTCCCGAAATCATGCCGACCTTTCCCGGCACCAGTTCCTGCGCGTACACCAAAATTGCGGAGAACGCCGACGCGAGGATCACGCCGATGACCACGCTCAGGATCGCCGTCCAGAGGAGGTTGGCGTAGGGCAGCGCGAGCGTGAACGGCAGGACGCCGAGAATCGAGCACCAGATCACGACCTTGCGGCCTAACCGGTCGCCCACCGGGCCGCCGATGATCGTACCGGCGGCTACCGCGCCGAGGAACAAGAACAGATAGATCTGCGCCGAGCGCACGGACACGTGGAACTTCGAGATGAGGAAGAACTCGTAGTAGGTCGTGAGGCTGGCCAGGTAGAAGTACTTGGAGAACACGAGCGCCATGAGCACGGCGAGCGACCGTCTGATGATCCGCTTGGAGACGGGCGGCCCTTCCATCGCGACCGCTCGCCCGGCGGATTTGCGCGTGCCGTGGTGCTTGTACCAGGTGCCGACCTGATACAGCACGAAAATGCCGATGAGCGCGGCGATGGAGAACCAGGCGACGCTATGCCGGCCGAACGGCAGCACGATGAACGCGGCGAGCAGCGGGCCTAACGCCGAGCCCGCATTGCCGCCCACTTGGAAGAACGCCTGGGCGAACCCGAGGCGGCCCCCGGACGCCATCCGCGCAACCCGCGACGACTCGGGGTGAAACACCGACGAGCCGATGCCGACCGTCGCCGCCGCGGCGAGCAGCAATCCGAAGCGGTTGACGCCGGACAGGAGCAGCAGGCCGAGCAGCGTGAAGGTCATGCCGACGGCGAGCGAGTAGGGCTTGGGTTTGCGGTCGGTGTACGAGCCGACGAGCGGCTGGAGCAGGGACGCCGTCACCTGGTAGGTGAACGAGACGAGCCCCACCTGCACGAAGTCGAGCGCAAACGAGGTCTTGAGCATGGGATAAATCGCCGGCAGCAGCGATTGCATCATGTCGTTCAACAGATGACAAAAGCTGATGGCGCACAGCACGGCGAACGCCGTGTGGCCGGCCTCGTCATGCCCTCCCAATGCCGTTGGTTCGGCCATGCCGCTGGTCCATTCACGAAGAGGATCGTGAATGATAGCGCTGGTGCCGGGGAGGGGTGCCTCCGCCGGGCATCATGGAGTTTTTGCCTACTTTGTAGGCAAAAACTCCATGATGCCGCGGTCATCCCCTTGGTTCGACGGGTGGCGGCCGGCCGCTCGGTTCAGGGCATCGAGGTCACGGCCTTGGCCAGCAACGCCAGCGCCGTCTTCCTCTCGCCTAACGCCCCGACCCTGATCAGGTTCGGCCCTTTCACCGCCTCGTAGCCCATCGACGTGCTCGGCCCCGCTTCGTCCCAGGGCCCGAGGGGATATTCCGAGGTGTCCGTGGGCGGCATGATCGTGTCGCCGGTGATCTGCCGGCGCATGGCCCGACCCGCGATACCGATGGTGTGCTGATCCGTGGCGAAGTCCGCCGCGCCATCGTGAAAGTCCCTGAGTTCCAGCTCGAACCGCTGGCGCAAATTCGTGCTCCCGATCATGGTCGTCGTGTACGTGCACAAGCGTCCGCCGCTTGCGCCGCCGGCTTGGCCGGGCTCGGGCGGCGCCGAGAGCTTCCGGCCGATGATCGCCTCGACGACTGGCTGTGGCAGGAGCTGGCATATGTTGACCGTGCTGTCTTTCGCGTCGGCGGCGTACAGCGAATCGCCTGATGCCATCGCGGCCGGCGCGCTGCCGTTGATCGCCAGCGGTTTTGCCAGGTGCGCCACGGCCGAATCAAGCAGCTTGGCCGCGCCCGTCATCGAGAGACGCGTGCCCGTCCAGTCGATCTCCACGTGTTGATCCCCTTTGAGCGCGTGCAGATCGCAGCACTGCATCGGGCCTTCGGCGACGGCGTCCCAGGGGCCGGCGATCGTGTCGCCCGTGGACAGCACGGTTTGCCCGATCGTCTCCTCGCCATGCTTGGCCAGCGGGTCCGTTAGGCTCCGCCCCATGCCGACCATCTTCATCGCGATCTTGCCGCCGTTCCAATCCACGCTCACCAGCAGGCGCCGGTGATTTCTGGTGTCGTACCGGCACGAATCGGAGCCACGCTCGGGCTTATAGCTGCCGCGGTAGGGCGGCGCGGCGAGCGGACCGATCGCCGCGGCCACCTGGGCCGGGTCGAGGAGCGAGCACGGATCGCCTTCCGTGTTCTGCGGAGCGCCCGACGTGTCGATCGGTAAGCCTAACTTCTTCGACAGCTCCGCGATCTGCGCGTTGGTGTCGTCCTTGGCCTTGTGCTTTCCGCACGCGGCGGCGAGTGCAAGGACGCCGAGAGCGATGACCACCGGATGGATGCGCATGGGAATCCTCACGTGGATTTTTCGACGGCTCTGCGGTCGGGAGATGCGCCGAACGGGACGCGGCCGCAAGGCCGCGTCCGCTCGACCGTTGACATTCGGCATCGGGGCCCGATTGTCAAGGTCGATCCGGTAGCCTGCCGACTCCTCTTTCCGATTCCTCACTGTGCGACCGACCTCTGACCTTCGCCGCGAACAGGCGACGCCCTTGATCGCGTTAGCCGTCAGCTACATGCTGCTGGTCATCATCGGCGTGGGCGCGATCACGGTGCTGCCGCACGAGCTGCCGGTGAACGGCATGGGTGTGCTCAATCCGTTCGGGCCGGCCGAAATTTCGCGCGGCTTCTTCGCCGCGAATCCGGATGCGGTGCGCGTGAGCGCGCTCTTCTGCTTCGTGTCGTCCTTGCCGTTAGTCATTTACACGGCCGTCGTCGTGTCGCGGCTCCGATCGCTCGGCCTCCGCGACCCGGGCGTGCACGCCGCGTTCGCCGGCGGCCTCGCGGCCTCCGGCGGTCTCGCCGCTGCCGCCCTCTTCCTCTGGATGCTCTCGGTCCCCGACGCTGCGGCATCACTGCCGGTCGCGCACACGCTGCACTTCCTCGTCTTTCTCTCGGGCGGACCGGCCTTCGCGGTCGGCATGGGACTCATGGCGGGCGGCGTGTCGGTCTCGATTCGGCGCGCCCGTGTCTTGCCGACCTGGGTCATCCGGCTGGGATTCCTGCTCGCGGCAACCGGCGCGCTGTCTGCGTTAGGACTGCTCGTCATTCCGTTGACGGCCGCGGTTCCGATCACTCGCGTCGGCGGGTTCGCCTGGCTGGCGGCCGTGGGCGCCTTCATGCCGGACCGGCCGGCGCCCGCGCGAGGCTGAGCCCGCCAGCGCCGGCCCCGTTGTTGACATTCTACAAGACGGCATGCATCGTGTCCTGCACACCCGGAGGACACGCATGGAATCGCCGACCGAGCTCCTGCAAGGCACCCTCGACCTGCTCATCCTCAAGATCCTGTCCCTGGGCCCGCGCCACGGCTGGGATATCTCGCAGCGCATCAACGAGATCTCCGAGCAGCTGCTGACGGTCAATCAGGGCTCGCTCTATCCGGCGCTCCACCGGCTGGAGGGCCGCGGTTTGGTGGACGCGGAGTGGACCAGGTCGTCCACGGCGCGGCGCGTGCGCCTGTACAAGATCACCGCCCGTGGCCGCCAGTGCCTAACGAAAGAGACGCAGGTCTGGCGCAGCTACTCGCGCGCCGTCGACCTCATCCTGCAGATCAGGTGAGGATCCATGCCGACCATCCGCGAAGTGCTTCGTAACGTTCGCCTGCTGCTCGCACCGCGGGCCGTGGACGAGGACCTGAACGACGAGCTGCGCGCACACATCGAGATGCAAACGGAGCTGAACGTCGCGCGCGGCATGACTGCGGCCGACGCCCGCGCCAAGGCGGAACGCGACTTCGGGCCGATTGCCTCGGTGAAGGAGGCGCTCCACAACGTGCACAGCATTCCCTCCGCACCGATCCGCGACTCGCTCGGCGGCGACCTGCACTTCGCGCTCCGATCGCTCGCGCGCCACCGGGCGTTCAGCGCCGTCACGATCCTGGTACTCACGTTAGGCATTGCGGCGACGACGCTCATGTTCAGCGTCGTGTCCGGTATTCTGTTGCGGCCGCTGCCGTTCGCGCACCCGGAGCAGGTCGTGCTCATCTGGGGTAGCTATCCCCAGCTCAGTCTCGGCTTCTCCGAGCAGCCGATCGACGGGCTGCTGGTGAACACGCTTCGCGAACGACGGCGCGTCTTCTCGAGCATCTCGGCCTTCGAGCCGCGCCTGTACAACCTCGGCAACACGACCTCGCCGGAGCGGCTCAACGGCGTCAAGGTGACGTCGGAATTCTTCAGTACCATTGGCGTGAGGCCGGCGCTCGGGCGCGCGTTCGTGGCCGCCGAGGAAACGCCGGGCAGAGATCACGTCGTGGTCGTGAGTTGGGCATTATGGAAGCAGCGATTCGGCGGCGACCCGCACGTGATCGGCACGACCATCACGCTGAACGCCGAGCCGTATACGATCATCGGCGTTGGGCCGGAGGGATTCGCGTTTCCCCGCGGAGCTGAAATGCCCGGCGATTTCCAGATGCCCGAGGCCACGCAACTCTGGATTCCGATGAAACCGCCGGTGAGCGGGCCATCCGAGCTCGCGGGCATCGGTCGCGTGCGGCCCGGCGTTACGTTAGCACAGGCGCAAGCGGATCTCGACCACATCTCGCGCATCCAGGACGACCTGGTTCCGCAGGGCAGGGGATGGTGGAACACGCGGGCGATTCCGCTGCGGACGCAGGTCGTCGGCGACGTGAAACCGATGCTCTTCAGCCTCTTCGGCGCGGCTGCGGTGCTCCTGATGATTGCGTGCGTCAACGCGGCGCAGCTGCTGCTCGCGCGCCTGCAGTCGCGCCGGCACGAGCTGGCCATCCGCGCCGCGCTCGGGGCGTCGACGTCGCGCATCGCGCGCGTGCTGCTGCTCGAGGCGATGCTCATCACCGGCATCGCCGGCGTGCTCGGCACCGCGGCCGGCGTGTTCGGGATCTCGCTGTTGCGCACGTTAGGCCCGTCGCGCCTGCCGCGGCTGGCCGACATCACATTCGATTGGCGCGTCACGATTGTCGCCATCGTCGTCACCCTCATCGCGGGCGTGCTGTTCGGTCTCGCGCCGGCGATGCGGGCGAGCCGCATCCATCTCGCCGACGCGCTGCGACAGGGCGGCAGGAAAACCGGCGGCGACGCGCTCTCGGTGAAGCTGCGCCGCGCGCTGGTGGCCGCCGAGGTGGCGTTGTCGGTGATGCTGGCCATCGGCTCGGGTCTGCTCGTCCGCAGCCTGACGCACGAGTTAGGCGGCGACCTCGGCTTTTCGGCGCCGCATGGATTGACGTTCGAGGTGACGCTGCCGCCACTGCACTATCCCGAGAAGCAACTGCCGACGAGCATGCTGCACCCGAAATCGGTCGCCTTCATTGGCGATGCGCTCGCCCGCATCAGCGCCATCCCCGGGGTCAAGGCGGTGGCGATCGGCAAGCCGCTGCCCATGAGCGGCGCGCAGGAATCGACGGTCTTCACGCCGGACGCCGACGCCGACCCGCGACTAACGGCGAACAACGCGAAGCCGATCGTCGAGTACACCGTGGCCAGTCCCGGCCTCTTCGCCGCGCTCGGCACACCGCTCATCGAGGGGCGCGATTTCACGGCGGCGGATCAGGAGCAGTCCCAGCCCGTCATGGTCGTGAATCGATCCATGGCGCAATGGCTCTGGCCCGGCAAGGATCCAATCGGCAAACGGATCCATCTGGGCACGCAGAAAATGGTGACGTGGATAACGGTGGTCGGCGTCGCGGCGGACATGAAGCGGTACTCGCTAACGGAAGGCCCGAGGCCCGAGATGTTCGTGCCCTACACGCAGGACCCGTATCCGACGTTCTCGACGATGCAGTTCGTCGTGCGGAGCTCGGGTGACCCGACGCGGCTGGTGGCGGCGATCCGCCGGGCGGTGGCGTCGGTCGATCCCGACATTCCGCTCGCGCGCATCCGCACCATCGACGAACTGGTGAGCGACGCCAGTGCGAATGCGCGGTTCGCGACGTTGGTCATGAGCTCGTTTGGCGTGATGGCCCTCGCGCTGGCCATGATCGGCCTGTATGGTGTGATCGCATTCATGGTGCACCAACGCCGCCAGGAATTCGGTCTGCGCACCGCGCTCGGCGCCACGCGCGAACAGCTCGTCCGGATGGTGCTCGTCGACGGGTTCATGCTTGCGTGCGTCGGGATGGTGGCGGGCGTCGTGCTGGCGCTGATCGCGGGGCGGCTGCTGCGATCGATGCTTTACCAGGTGAGCGTTGCCGACCCCCTGACGCTGGTCGCCGTGGTGCTGCTATTGGTAGGCACGACCGCGCTGGCCTGCGTGCTGCCGGCGGTGCGTGCATCCGGAGTGGACCCTCGCGCGGCGCTCGACGCCGGTTGACCACATGACCAACGCAGACGTGTCGCACACAGGCAGCCGAACCCGGCAGCTGGTCCGCGTCTATTACGCGATCGGCATGATGAGCGTGGGCGTCCTGGCGCTCGTCTATGGCTTCGGGGTGCTCGTCGCCGACAAGCCGCCGGCGTGGGTGCCGTCGCCCAA is a genomic window containing:
- a CDS encoding ADP-polyphosphate phosphotransferase, with product SALQELLYATDRFAVLLIFQAMDAAGKDGVIEHVMSGVNPQGCQVFSFKHPSSDELQHDFLWRTTRDLPARGRIGIFNRSYYEEVLVVRVHPELLRGEGLPNEARGTKGVWHERYKSIVHLEQHLHRNGTRIIKFYLHLSKDEQRKRFLARIDDPTKNWKFSVADLNERKFWKRYMDAYGDCLGATSTKEAPWYVVPADDKENARLIVSQIVVDTLDDLKMSYPKVGAARRRELRSIRKRLDR
- a CDS encoding MFS transporter → MAEPTALGGHDEAGHTAFAVLCAISFCHLLNDMMQSLLPAIYPMLKTSFALDFVQVGLVSFTYQVTASLLQPLVGSYTDRKPKPYSLAVGMTFTLLGLLLLSGVNRFGLLLAAAATVGIGSSVFHPESSRVARMASGGRLGFAQAFFQVGGNAGSALGPLLAAFIVLPFGRHSVAWFSIAALIGIFVLYQVGTWYKHHGTRKSAGRAVAMEGPPVSKRIIRRSLAVLMALVFSKYFYLASLTTYYEFFLISKFHVSVRSAQIYLFLFLGAVAAGTIIGGPVGDRLGRKVVIWCSILGVLPFTLALPYANLLWTAILSVVIGVILASAFSAILVYAQELVPGKVGMISGLFFGLAFGMGGIGAAVLGWMADHTGIDFVYKVCSFLPAMGLLTALLPNLKTAAQRERRESLAAASQRA
- a CDS encoding PadR family transcriptional regulator, giving the protein MESPTELLQGTLDLLILKILSLGPRHGWDISQRINEISEQLLTVNQGSLYPALHRLEGRGLVDAEWTRSSTARRVRLYKITARGRQCLTKETQVWRSYSRAVDLILQIR
- a CDS encoding ABC transporter permease yields the protein MPTIREVLRNVRLLLAPRAVDEDLNDELRAHIEMQTELNVARGMTAADARAKAERDFGPIASVKEALHNVHSIPSAPIRDSLGGDLHFALRSLARHRAFSAVTILVLTLGIAATTLMFSVVSGILLRPLPFAHPEQVVLIWGSYPQLSLGFSEQPIDGLLVNTLRERRRVFSSISAFEPRLYNLGNTTSPERLNGVKVTSEFFSTIGVRPALGRAFVAAEETPGRDHVVVVSWALWKQRFGGDPHVIGTTITLNAEPYTIIGVGPEGFAFPRGAEMPGDFQMPEATQLWIPMKPPVSGPSELAGIGRVRPGVTLAQAQADLDHISRIQDDLVPQGRGWWNTRAIPLRTQVVGDVKPMLFSLFGAAAVLLMIACVNAAQLLLARLQSRRHELAIRAALGASTSRIARVLLLEAMLITGIAGVLGTAAGVFGISLLRTLGPSRLPRLADITFDWRVTIVAIVVTLIAGVLFGLAPAMRASRIHLADALRQGGRKTGGDALSVKLRRALVAAEVALSVMLAIGSGLLVRSLTHELGGDLGFSAPHGLTFEVTLPPLHYPEKQLPTSMLHPKSVAFIGDALARISAIPGVKAVAIGKPLPMSGAQESTVFTPDADADPRLTANNAKPIVEYTVASPGLFAALGTPLIEGRDFTAADQEQSQPVMVVNRSMAQWLWPGKDPIGKRIHLGTQKMVTWITVVGVAADMKRYSLTEGPRPEMFVPYTQDPYPTFSTMQFVVRSSGDPTRLVAAIRRAVASVDPDIPLARIRTIDELVSDASANARFATLVMSSFGVMALALAMIGLYGVIAFMVHQRRQEFGLRTALGATREQLVRMVLVDGFMLACVGMVAGVVLALIAGRLLRSMLYQVSVADPLTLVAVVLLLVGTTALACVLPAVRASGVDPRAALDAG